In Hemicordylus capensis ecotype Gifberg chromosome 4, rHemCap1.1.pri, whole genome shotgun sequence, the genomic window GTTGGCTTTGAAGAATGAAGCATGGATTTTTCTACATCCTGTTTCAAGGCAGATGATTGCAGACTGAATGCCccatttaatttttgtttgtttgctttcccACGGCTAAAAAGCCACGAATGTCAGAAGAAGCGGCGATACTTTTGTAGCCACCTCAATCCAGGAAGCCATCAGCAGCGTGGACCATGCTATCAATTCTACGCGCACTGAACTGTTTAGCAAGTAAGGAGGTTTGGGGGATGAATTCACAAGTGCCTGACAGTGGTTGAGAGATGCCACCCCAAGTCTGTGTGGATACAGGAACCAcgtgggggtgtgggggagagaggcaTGTAGTTCTTTCCCATCTGACTCTCACGCAACCAGGAGCTTAATTAGAAGTGGAAGCAGTAATGCAGAAAATTAAGGCTCTGGAAGACGTCAGGCTGCTTCAGAGATCACACTTTATCATCTCTGAACAGGCGGCCCAAGACTCCTAATGAATTGCTGGCCCTTTTCCGTTATCCGCGGGATCCGTACACCATTGAGACAGCCCGGGCTGGAGAGATCTTCGAGAGGACCTTGCAGTTGATTCAGGAACACGTGCAGCAGGGGTTGGTGGTGATCATGAATGGAACAGGTATAAAGCAGCATTGAGTTGCTGGCATTAATTCGCTGACAGGCAGCCCTCTTGCAGGAGGGATTAGCCAAAGCAGTGCATATCTGGCATAAATAATACTGTCTTGAGTAAGAAATAGAATTTGTGAGGTGGTTTATTCTTCTAAATAACAAACCACTTATTCTACAGTTCAGCTAAAGAAAATACACAGTGTGGGCCATACTTATATAAATTTACAGTCTGTGGTCTTGATTACAAAAATATGTATTTCCCCCTAGAATCTGTACTTCTGAAAAAACATCAGATATGAAACTTTGTAATGATCAAGTAATGGGACTCCTTAAACATGGAAGGATAGTGGCTCACATGCTGACCAAGGACAAATCGGCCCTTCTCAGAAAGAGCTGGTGCTGTGTATGCACTGGTGCTGCATTCTGGATGATTACAGTGTGTGCGCATAGGGGTAGCAATTGTTTTCGATCTCCCCCTACTTTGGAAGCACTCCATGCAATGTGGAGGTATGTCCCAgagagctgtgcagccctctgGGACCTAGTTCCACATCATAGGGAGCCCTTCCAGGGAAGGGGGGTGGGATAGGCAAACATTATGCCCCTGCATGCAACAAGCAGAGCACTGATAGCCTTATGTACAGAGGCAGGAAGAAGAGCAATGAGATTAACAGAACACAGTGATCACACATCCTAAGCTTGAATGTCCAGCTTAGGCTTGCTGTGCAGGATCTATTGCCCTAGGAAGAAATTGCTCCTATGTATTTCAATTTAAGAGTTAGAAACTCTGGACATTCTTGGGAGAGTCTGCAGAAGATACTCTGGTTGTTAGACTTTCATTCCTAGACCGTCAGAttgtttgcttgctttcttttttaaatgtataaACCGTCTTTTGTCACTTAGACCTCAAGGCTAAAGTAcatcataaaaacataaaaataaccaGTAATGATCAGTATAATGCCTGGGTCTGAAAAACAGGGTTTCAGTTTGTACTGCATGTACTCTAATAGAAAGAGTAACCCTCTGAGGGTTGTCTTGCAGGCTACCGCTACAATGATCTGGTCTCCCCACACTATCTGAACATGATTGCCAACCTGTCTGGCTGTTCCGCTCACCGCCGCACACCCAACTGctcagacatctgcttccacaAGAAGTACCGGACCCACGACGGCTCCTGCAACAACCTCCAGCACCCAATGTGGGGAGCGTCCCTCACGGCGTTCCAGCGTCTGCTCAAGCCAGCCTACCAAAATGGCTTCAACTTGCCCAGAGGCTTTTCTTTGGTGGAAGATGCCAGAGATCTGCCGCTTCCTCTGCCACGCTTGGTCTCCACCGCTATGATCGGCACGGAGACCATCACCCCTGATGACCAGTTCACACACATGCTGATGCAGTGGGGCCAGTTTCTGGACCATGACCTGGACCAGACGGTGGCCGCCATCAGCATGGCCCGGTTCTCTGACGGCCAGTCTTGCAGCCAGGTGTGCACCAATGACCCTCCGTGCTTCTCCATCATGATCCCGGAGAATGACCCCCGGGTCAGGAATGGCCGCTGCATGTTCTTTGTCCGCTCCAGCCCAGTGTGCGGCAGTGGGATGACCTCTCTGCTGATGAACTCCGTCTATGCCCGGGAGCAGATCAACCACCTTACCTCTTTCATCGATGCTTCCAACGTCTACGGCAGCACCGAACACGAGTCCTCGGAACTAAGGGACCTCAGCAACCAGAGAGGGCTGCTGAAGCAAGGCCAGGTGGTCCCAAGTTCGGGGAAGCACCTCCTTCCTTTTGCAGTGGGGCCTCCCACCGAGTGCATGAGGGACGAGAGCGAGAGCCCCGTGCCGTGTTTCTTGGCAGGCGATCACCGAGCCAATGAGCAGCTGGGCCTGACCTCCATGCACACCCTGTGGTTCCGTGAGCACAACCGCATAGCCACCAAGCTCCTGGCCctgaatccccactgggatggGGATACTCTCTACCACGAGACTCGCAAGATTGTGGGGGCCCAGATGCAGCACATTACTTACTCCCATTGGCTCCCCAAGATCCTTGGGGAAGCTGGGATGAAGGTTTTAGGAGAGTACCGAGGCTACGAGCCCAACACCAATGCCGGCATCCTGAATGCCTTCGCCACTGCTGCGTTCCGCTTTGGCCACACCCTCATCAATCCCCTTCTCTACCGGCTCAACGAAACTTTCCAACCTATCCCACAAGGCCACGTCCCGCTCCATAAGGCCTTCTTCTCTCCATTCAGGATCATCCAGGAAGGGGGCATCGACCCACTTCTCCGCGGACTCTTTGGGATCCCTGGGAAAATGCGGGTGCCTTCCGAACTCTTGAACATGGAACTgacagagaagctcttctcaatGGTGCACTCTGTCTCTCTGGACCTGGCGGCCATCAACATCCAAAGGGGGCGGGATCACGGCATCCCCCCTTATAATGATTTCCGGGTCTTCTGCAACCTCACATCTGCTCAGGAGTTTGAGGACCTCAAGAATGAGATTAAAAACCAGGAGATCAGGGAGAAGCTCAGGAGGTAAGACTATCTGATGAAAGGGGGTTAACAGAGGGGTTAACTGTGATAAAACTTTCCccctgttgggggttgtaattcttacccccagattaattagcagagcactaaagaaactacccactccagttacagagtagtttgcagagtttagttgttgcagccaCTTTGAGAAGActcatggagattcttgtagaagaactaaatactaagtatttattggtgaagtaaacttttggataggaaagacctaatccttaatctaaagaactacataatgaatagatagggggaggggggggggagagagatgtttccattggctctgtaagaggaaaggaagggattctgactccgcacaggaaatacctgaagagtcatatcggggtcatagagtagagatgggtagaacagctagggagacccttactcactatctctactcccagtgccccaagtgtccattaggatagttggtgcaaaaggttgatcctctggaactccatctccaacagtgagAGTGAAGATCATAAGGCAACATTACCATCAGCCATAGTGTTGTTCATTGTACAGCGCAGGGCCCCGTCATCCCTGACAAAGTGTTTATTTGGCCCatatgaagctttggccaaagctgaatactctgcactgaCCCCCAGCACGATgcggagatgaccattctcattGTGCTGCCCAGTGCCGGTGCGGGGTGTATCCTTTAAGGGAaaaggagccctcttgagcccctgtgccatcttggaaggtgtgcccaGAGGGCACACTCCAACACCCCCAAGTGTGCTGTATGTCTCTCTGTGAAGCAACCTGTATTCTGCTGTCCTCCCTCTAGAGCTGGGACTGGGGGAAATCCACAGGCACATAAATATGGCATTTGCTACAAACACACCCCATGAACCTCTTTACTGGTTTTGCAAGTAGCTGACCTGCATTCTTGCCTCCAGCAGTGGAAGTGAACAATCCAACATGCAATGAAGTAGAGTGTTGGCACGTCCTCCCTACCATGGTTTCGTAACAGCATGCAATCAGTGTCCAGTGAACCAAGGATTTTACTTTCTCACTGTATcattttccttcagtaaatatcCTCACCCCATGAGCAGCTATTGCCCCCGCAGTAGAAAGAAAAATAGGTACCTGCATTGTGCTTGATTTTCCCCCAGTGAGGTTAATAGTGGTGACGAG contains:
- the LOC128322324 gene encoding peroxidasin homolog isoform X4; amino-acid sequence: MKDDGRLNLLQDGTLMIQDTRESDKGVYQCMAKNIAGEAKTQEVVLRYFGNPSKPSLVIQPQNTEVLVGGSVTLECGVSGHPQPRVVWRLSSGFPLPQDPRFTTTSSGGLYIQNVTFSDQGQYSCNASNSEGSIQATANVIVQDKPRFLVVPTDQTVTEGQSVDFPCSAEGHPLPVIAWTRAGGPLPSDRKHSILSTGTLRVVRVALHDQGQYECHAISAIGVQSFPVQLWVTPRVIPVFLHPPQDLVAETGKDIDITCAAQGDPQPTITWAKDGIQITESGKFHIGREGTLSVSDLGMADEGRYECIARNTFGFTSSTMQLTVTATNVRRSGDTFVATSIQEAISSVDHAINSTRTELFSKRPKTPNELLALFRYPRDPYTIETARAGEIFERTLQLIQEHVQQGLVVIMNGTGYRYNDLVSPHYLNMIANLSGCSAHRRTPNCSDICFHKKYRTHDGSCNNLQHPMWGASLTAFQRLLKPAYQNGFNLPRGFSLVEDARDLPLPLPRLVSTAMIGTETITPDDQFTHMLMQWGQFLDHDLDQTVAAISMARFSDGQSCSQVCTNDPPCFSIMIPENDPRVRNGRCMFFVRSSPVCGSGMTSLLMNSVYAREQINHLTSFIDASNVYGSTEHESSELRDLSNQRGLLKQGQVVPSSGKHLLPFAVGPPTECMRDESESPVPCFLAGDHRANEQLGLTSMHTLWFREHNRIATKLLALNPHWDGDTLYHETRKIVGAQMQHITYSHWLPKILGEAGMKVLGEYRGYEPNTNAGILNAFATAAFRFGHTLINPLLYRLNETFQPIPQGHVPLHKAFFSPFRIIQEGGIDPLLRGLFGIPGKMRVPSELLNMELTEKLFSMVHSVSLDLAAINIQRGRDHGIPPYNDFRVFCNLTSAQEFEDLKNEIKNQEIREKLRSLYGITKNIDLFPALMVEDLVPGTRVGPTLMCLLVTQFRRLRDGDRFWYENPGVLSPAQLTQIRQASLARIICDNSDHIRQLQKDVFRVAPYPQGMVSCDKVPEVDLRMWQDCCEDCRTRGQFRALSQQFRSKRSSDFSYPEENPSKAILGDLRTEGPPQNPSSEEDLESLVNELEKTVSALRKQVNYLEGQLRQQQRSSGKSGRQQKTGAKWRKR